In Dehalogenimonas etheniformans, one genomic interval encodes:
- a CDS encoding inorganic diphosphatase: MSPEKPLDRNSSEIRIITGDEPVCPPKTKTERKAEDEEMVLTILIEIPKGSQNKYEWDKERKIIKFDRMLFSAVHYPSDYGFILDTLAEDTDPLDALVLVSEPTFPGCLIDAKPIGLFRMRDEKGPDEKILCVPMGDPHWNFIQELSDVPPHLLKEIEHFFRIYKELEKKKTGVEGWEDRDSAIKAVQASRKRYQDKQKQLGGSRI; the protein is encoded by the coding sequence ATGTCACCCGAAAAACCACTGGACAGGAATTCAAGTGAAATCAGGATAATCACAGGCGACGAGCCGGTTTGTCCGCCCAAAACAAAGACCGAACGTAAGGCTGAAGACGAAGAGATGGTCCTGACCATTCTCATTGAAATTCCCAAGGGGAGCCAAAACAAATACGAATGGGACAAGGAACGCAAGATCATCAAATTCGATCGGATGTTATTCTCCGCTGTACATTATCCATCAGACTATGGATTCATATTGGACACCCTGGCCGAAGATACCGATCCGTTGGACGCGCTGGTTTTGGTCTCAGAGCCGACGTTCCCGGGGTGCCTCATCGATGCTAAACCGATCGGCTTATTCCGCATGCGGGATGAAAAGGGTCCGGATGAAAAAATTCTTTGTGTACCTATGGGGGATCCCCACTGGAACTTCATCCAGGAACTCTCCGATGTCCCGCCACACCTCTTGAAGGAAATTGAACACTTCTTCCGCATTTACAAGGAATTGGAGAAGAAGAAGACCGGCGTTGAGGGTTGGGAAGACCGCGATTCAGCGATTAAAGCTGTCCAAGCTTCACGCAAACGGTATCAGGATAAGCAAAAGCAACTCGGCGGCAGCCGGATCTAA
- a CDS encoding Ku protein has protein sequence MPKAFWKGAISFGLVVIPVSMSVAVRERPLRFSYLHKRDLVKPNQVLHCPEDGEYFGIKDTVRGYEYSKGQYIVITDKDFEAVPLRTTRTIDIQSFVDTEDIDPIYFFDSHYLEPQPLGEKPFKLLRQAMLEVGKVAIAKVAFARKEHLTCLRPYKDTLILHTMHYPGEITAPPELAEAKAPPSKAEINMAVSLIKSMEEKYDPEQYHDEYRQALEKIIDAKLKGKKITVPKAPPEKETEDLMAALEASLAKTKTAAGKGK, from the coding sequence ATGCCAAAGGCTTTCTGGAAAGGCGCCATTAGTTTCGGATTGGTGGTTATCCCGGTATCGATGTCGGTTGCGGTCAGGGAGAGGCCGCTGCGTTTCAGCTATCTGCACAAGAGGGATCTGGTCAAACCAAACCAGGTGCTCCACTGTCCCGAGGATGGGGAGTATTTCGGCATCAAGGATACGGTACGGGGCTACGAGTATTCCAAAGGGCAGTATATCGTCATCACCGACAAGGATTTCGAAGCGGTGCCTCTGCGCACCACGAGGACCATCGATATCCAGTCTTTTGTCGATACAGAAGACATCGATCCTATTTATTTTTTCGACAGCCATTACCTGGAACCGCAACCGCTGGGCGAAAAACCATTCAAATTATTAAGGCAAGCGATGCTGGAGGTTGGAAAAGTCGCGATTGCCAAAGTAGCCTTTGCCAGAAAAGAACACCTTACCTGTCTTCGGCCTTACAAAGACACGTTGATCTTGCATACGATGCATTACCCTGGTGAAATCACGGCGCCCCCCGAGTTGGCGGAAGCAAAAGCACCGCCCTCCAAAGCAGAGATCAACATGGCCGTTTCTCTCATCAAGAGTATGGAAGAGAAATATGATCCCGAACAATATCATGACGAGTACCGGCAAGCTCTTGAAAAAATCATCGATGCCAAGTTGAAAGGCAAAAAGATAACGGTTCCTAAGGCACCTCCGGAAAAGGAAACCGAGGACCTGATGGCAGCCCTTGAAGCGAGTCTGGCCAAAACCAAAACCGCTGCAGGCAAAGGAAAATAG